The bacterium DNA segment GCAGCTCCTGGAGATCGCTGACCCGCTCGCTCGAGATGAAGATCCGCCCCTCCCGGTTGACCGTGAGGATGATCGTGTCGGTTTCCGGCACGTGGATCTCCGAGGACGAGCAGGGCAGGCGCACCGCCACCTGCTCCGGCGGCTTGAACTGGGTGGTGGACATGAAGAAGATCAGCAGCAGGAAGGCCACGTCCACCATGGGCGTCATGTCGATCCGGACTCGCGTGCGACGGGCCATGGCTCAGGACTCCTTCGCGCTCTCCAGCAGCTGGAGCACTTCGTACGAGGTCTCGTCGACGCGCGTGTTGAAGGCGTCGACCTTGGTCGTGAAGTAGTTGTAGAGCACCGTCGCGATGATGGCCGTGGTCAGTCCCAGCGCGGTGTTCACGAGCGCCTCGGAGATGCCCAGGGCCAGCTGCGTGGCGTCCGGCGCCCCCGCGCGGGACATGGCGTGGAACGAGCGGATCATGCCTATGGTCGTGCCCAGCAGCCCCAGCAGCGTGGCGATCGAGGCGATGGTCGACAGGGCCGTCAGGTTCTGCTCGAGATTGGGGCTCTCGAGGGCGCTGGCCTCGGTCAACGCGCGCCGCGTCTCGTCCAGGAGCTCCTTGTCCGACTTGGCCTGCGGTCGATGGTCGCGATAGCGTTCCAGCCCGGCGCCGATCACGTTGGCCAGGCTGCCGCCCTGCTTCTTGCAGGCGGCGATGGCGTCACCGAGGTCGCCGGCGTGGACGGAGTCCTTTATGGCGCGCACGAACGAGCCGACGTCGCCGCGTCCGCCCGCGCGCCCCAGGACGATGAAGCGCTCGATGGCGAAGGTCAGGGCCAGGAACAGGAAGGTCAGCCCCAGCACCAGCAGCGGCCCGCCCTGCTTGATGTACTGCGGCATGTTGGTCCAGATGAGCCAGGACACGCACACCGAGAGCACGAAGATGGGGATCAGGACGTAGTTCTTCATCAGCGGGATCTCCCTTCCTAACCCGGGTCATCCGTGCCGCGGCTCCGTCACGGACGATCCTTGCTGTTGAGGCGGCGCGGGGCGCGGCCGGTGCGGCGGTCAGCCGCCCGCGGCCCTGCTCCGGGCCTGTTCCAGGATTTCGGTTCCCTTCTCGAGCATGACGTTGTCCGGATCGATGCGGCGCGCGCGGTCGAAGGCGGCGGCGGCCGCGTCGAGGTTCTCCAGGCCGAGTTCGGCGCCGCCGAGCCCAGCCCAGCCGTCCGCGTTGTCCGGGTCGGCCGCGGTCGCCGTGCGATAGGATGCGGCGGCGCCCCGGTAGTCGGCTTGGCGCAGGCGGCAGAAGCCCAGGCCGCGCAGGGCCTTGGCGTTTTCGGGCTCCTTTTCCAGGACGCGCCGGTACTCCCGTTCGGCCGCGGCGATGTCGTCGCGCGCCGCGAGGGCCTGCGCCAGCAGCAGACGCCCCACGGTCAGGTCTTCGCGCAGCTCCAGCGCGCGCCGGAAGGAGGGGATGGCGTCGTCCAGCCGCCCGGCCTGGTACAGGGCGATGCCCAGGTTGAGATTGTAGGCCGGCGCGTCGGGGTTCAGGGCGACGGCGGCGCGGAAGCTGGCCACGGCGGCCGCGGCGTCTCCGGCGCGCAGGTCGACGACGCCGCGCTGGAAGGGGACCTTCGCTTCCTGCGGGTCCAGCGCGGCGGCGCGCGCCAGGCTGGTGTAGGCTTCCCGGTAGCGCTTCTGCCCGGTCTGCCAGGCGGCCAGCGCGATGAAGTCGTCGGCTCGCCAGTCGAGATCCGCCGGCAGGGACGCCATCAGCGCGGCGGCCTCGGCGAGGCCCTGCGCGTCGTCGCCGTGGATGGCCGCGCGCGCGAAGAGGAAGAGCGCGTCCTCGCGCCCGGGGGCCAGCTTGCGCGCCGCGGCGGCGGCCTCGGCGGCCTGCCCGGGGTTGCCGATCTCCAGGCAGCAGTCGGCCAGGGCGATCAGGGCGTCCACGTCGTCCTTCTCCTCCATCACGTAGCGCAGGTAGGTGCGGGCCGCCTGGTCGTAGCGCTTGGCCGCGCGCAGGAGATCGGCGAGGTCCTTCAGGACCGGGGCGTAGGTGGAGTCGGCCGACACGGCCCGCAGGTAGGTATCCCGGGCGTCGTCGTAGCGCCGGACCTTGCGGTAGAGGTTGCCGAGGGTGTGCAGCATGGGCGAGGTGGGAACCATGCCGGGGGCGCGCAGCGCCTGCTCGTAGGCGTCGATGGCCAGGGTCGGCGCGTTGCGGCGCTCGTAGATCTCGCCGACGAGCGTGCCGTATTCGGGTTCGGTGGGATTCAGGTGGAGGGCCAGCAGGGCCGATGTCTCGGCCTCGGTCACTTCGCCCCGACCGAGCTGG contains these protein-coding regions:
- a CDS encoding biopolymer transporter ExbD, giving the protein MARRTRVRIDMTPMVDVAFLLLIFFMSTTQFKPPEQVAVRLPCSSSEIHVPETDTIILTVNREGRIFISSERVSDLQELLPRDALQAVVDWRSRNPRAVVVLKGDRDAAFGVVADLMDALAEAKTLRFNLMTDFKKRTPPAPAS
- a CDS encoding MotA/TolQ/ExbB proton channel family protein; the encoded protein is MKNYVLIPIFVLSVCVSWLIWTNMPQYIKQGGPLLVLGLTFLFLALTFAIERFIVLGRAGGRGDVGSFVRAIKDSVHAGDLGDAIAACKKQGGSLANVIGAGLERYRDHRPQAKSDKELLDETRRALTEASALESPNLEQNLTALSTIASIATLLGLLGTTIGMIRSFHAMSRAGAPDATQLALGISEALVNTALGLTTAIIATVLYNYFTTKVDAFNTRVDETSYEVLQLLESAKES
- a CDS encoding tetratricopeptide repeat protein, which codes for MSVSRRCRLFAATVLLLAVVAPGPASADRPVYTMDTDPLRLGKKALAGGRLAEAKALFEEAVHNGHHVPRALFGLGEIAMREGRYDDAEPLYRRALESGGDDYAEAHAGLGLTLLRLDRDQEAAQEFARALDADGKLWEPHYGRARLLLAQQKWSDALRELEHGAGLHGVAEGEDEYRFGMALYQLGRGEVTEAETSALLALHLNPTEPEYGTLVGEIYERRNAPTLAIDAYEQALRAPGMVPTSPMLHTLGNLYRKVRRYDDARDTYLRAVSADSTYAPVLKDLADLLRAAKRYDQAARTYLRYVMEEKDDVDALIALADCCLEIGNPGQAAEAAAAARKLAPGREDALFLFARAAIHGDDAQGLAEAAALMASLPADLDWRADDFIALAAWQTGQKRYREAYTSLARAAALDPQEAKVPFQRGVVDLRAGDAAAAVASFRAAVALNPDAPAYNLNLGIALYQAGRLDDAIPSFRRALELREDLTVGRLLLAQALAARDDIAAAEREYRRVLEKEPENAKALRGLGFCRLRQADYRGAAASYRTATAADPDNADGWAGLGGAELGLENLDAAAAAFDRARRIDPDNVMLEKGTEILEQARSRAAGG